From the genome of Spinacia oleracea cultivar Varoflay chromosome 2, BTI_SOV_V1, whole genome shotgun sequence, one region includes:
- the LOC110780916 gene encoding zinc finger BED domain-containing protein RICESLEEPER 2-like, with translation MSSSKSKRRCLVSESSEDMNEASPWTDPVDDEVEEKRTPEYELHPTKKSKDGFKYVSMKKSKRKAPYWVDYWMYLDNADMIRAECKFCERNFAADPNTNGTKNVKKHWTTCPKNPANKSKGKQTHLIFEPVDGEEGDAKLKYKDVNLNDVRDALGRMIILDELPFRFVEKVGFKYFMSIACPAFHMPSRMTIARDCYQLYCDERLKLKEFLRNSCQRVSVTTDTWTSIQRINYMCLTAHFIDNDWKLQKRIINFCPISSHKGDAIGRPVEDCLNSWGLCDKLFTVTVDNASSNDVACGYLRNMVRRKGGINEGKYLHMRCIAHIINLIVWDGLKDHVQCIDRTRAVVKFVKNSPAGLLLFKEVVEKCKIESKSSLSLDVPTRWNSTYTMLDTAQKFKGVFSRMSLPREYEGNTSSPDDAEWDKVEKLVVFLREFYDLTNRVSGSLYVTSNTLFFHIGHILDLLNQWTVSDDPDFRTMAFQMKLKFDKYWGDVEKMNMLIYLAVILDPKFKFLGVQIALQNMYGVDRGTSLANKVREFSNVMFDEYRKLYAPVIVESEQTSDSMSIMQPMSQGGVLSFKNNIQEQIKKQISGADGGRFVRSEFDRYLNEQMGEDEEKDILTWWKLNGPRFPVIARMARDVLAIPVSTVASESAFSAGGRHVDQFRSSLTPKMAQALICGQDWLRPATATSKMNVEEKLEELEQLEKDLEKTNLEDEMVFVTE, from the exons ATGTCAAGTTCCAAATCCAAAAGGCGTTGTTTAGTATCCGAGTCATCCGAGGATATGAATGAAGCCTCACCGTGGACGGATCCCGTAGATGATGAGGTTGAAGAGAAAAGGACTCCAGAGTATGAACTACACCCTACAAAAAAGTCAAAGGATGGATTCAAATATGTGAGCATGAAAAAGAGTAAAAGGAAGGCACCTTATTGGGTAGACTACTGGATGTATTTGGACAATGCTGATATGATAAGAGCTGAATGCAAATTTTGTGAAAGGAATTTTGCTGCTGATCCTAATACTAATGGCACGAAGAATGTGAAGAAACATTGGACAACTTGTCCAAAAAATCCAGCAAATAAGAGCAAAGGTAAACAAACTCACTTGATTTTTGAGCCAGTAGATGGTGAGGAGGGAGATGCTAAGTTGAAATATAAAGATGTGAATCTTAATGATGTGCGAGATGCATTGGGTCGTATGATCATACTTGATGAATTGCCATTTCGATTTGTAGAGAAAGttggttttaaatatttcatgtCTATTGCTTGCCCTGCATTTCATATGCCTTCACGAATGACTATTGCACGTGATTGTTATCAACTGTACTGTGATGAAAGGCTCAAGTTGAAAGAGTTTCTACGAAATTCGTGTCAAAGAGTAAGTGTGACAACTGATACATGGACATCTATTCAAAGAATTAATTATATGTGTCTCACAGCTCATTTCATTGACAATGATTGGAAATTACAAAAAAGGATCATAAATTTTTGTCCTATTTCTAGCCATAAGGGAGATGCCATTGGTAGACCTGTTGAGGATTGTTTAAACTCTTGGGGTTTATGTGATAAACTTTTTACAGTAACGGTTGATAATGCAAGTTCTAATGATGTGGCATGTGGGTACTTGAGAAATATGGTAAGGAGAAAGGGTGGAATTAATGAGGGAAAATATTTACATATGAGGTGTATTGCACATATAATTAATCTTATTGTGTGGGATGGTTTGAAGGATCATGTTCAATGTATTGATAGGACACGAGCTGTTGTTAAGTTTGTGAAAAATTCTCCTGCCGGATTGCTCCTCTTCAAAGAAGTTGTTGAGAAATGTAAAATAGAGAGCAAATCTTCTTTGTCTCTAGATGTACCCACTAGATGGAACTCAACTTACACTATGTTAGACACTGCTCAAAAATTTAAAGGTGTCTTTAGTCGAATGTCACTTCCTAGGGAGTACGAAGGTAACACGAGTTCACCCGATGATGCTGAATGGGACAAAGTTGAAAAGCTTGTCGTTTTCTTAAGGGAGTTTTATGATTTAACGAACCGTGTTTCTGGTTCTTTATATGTCACAAGTAACACACTCTTCTTTCACATTGGTCACATTCTTGATTTACTGAATCAATGGACGGTTAGTGATGATCCTGATTTTAGAACTATGGCATTtcaaatgaaattgaaatttgacAAGTATTGGGGTGACGTAGAAAAGATGAACATGTTGATATATCTGGCTGTAATTCTTgatccaaaattcaagttcctGGGTGTACAAATTGCTCTTCAAAATATGTATGGAGTAGATAGGGGAACGTCATTAGCTAATAAAGTCAGGGAGTTTTCTAATGTTATGTTTGATGAGTATAGAAAATTATATGCTCCTGTGATTGTGGAGAGTGAGCAAACTAGTGACTCAATGTCAATTATGCAGCCCATGAGTCAAGGAGGTGTTTTGAGTTTTAAAAACAACATCCAGGAGCAAATTAAGAAGCAAATTAGTGGAGCTGATGGTGGTAGGTTTGTAAGAAGTGAGTTTGATCGTTATTTGAATGAGCAAATGGGAGAAGATGAAGAGAAAGATATTCTAACTTGGTGGAAACTTAATGGCCCTAGATTTCCAGTTATTGCACGTATGGCACGTGATGTACTAGCCATACCAGTATCTACAGTTGCATCGGAATCGGCATTTAGTGCAGGAGGGCGCCATGTTGATCAATTTAGAAGCTCTTTAACTCCTAAG ATGGCACAAGCTCTCATATGCGGACAAGATTGGCTTCGGCCTGCAACTGCTACATCTAAAATGAACGTGGAGGAGAAATTGGAGGAGCTGGAGCAATTAGAAAAAG ATTTGGAGAAGACCAACTTGGAAGATGAAATGGTTTTTGTCACCGAATGA